The Plasmodium vinckei vinckei genome assembly, chromosome: PVVCY_14 genome window below encodes:
- a CDS encoding rac-beta serine/threonine protein kinase, putative — protein MNRLKIFKYFSDKYKQKNIPASDGSDEILIQKKNLKSYFNFIISKARKKNKKDNIEVSKGYNKINSPESTKDTPFQSEKGLKKSSSIWNKFTVNKDSNKDSTNINADKTVNKINKLPSGIFKEPQKGRKSFSLIKKNSHGDRTKLHKIGNEDHKKKGIIKAHLLKRKKKRNMEIIMPTPKHTSHIHNKTSEKNVIPSSNKEINSSKNKLNKNLQKNASTKHTCKMQIKKDKPINVDKDTFSRNKLIYNKSISNKDKNIHIKKNKKIVEKKRVLNNIQSKTSAPKQKRISQIDPQDDMLMQCRNDFIQNLKNDMCNKDNLKNYNLNMNSNNIHVQPLNCDNLYIHDMHEKSKKKRSSKFIPLSNKKKRRLKPDCFNFLKVIGKGSYGKVLLVKHLRTNKLYAMKILRKENIISQNQLEHTKVEKSILKSVSHPFIVKMYYTFQTSKKLYFILEYCPGGELFFHLSKLNKFTEEIARFYVSEIIIALQYLHKLSIIYRDLKPENVLLDKYGHIRLTDFGLSKECISDNNSAKSLCGTPEYLSPEIIQQTGHGKSADWWSLGVMLYEMVNGKLPFNGKSRDVLFENIKYKKIKISNKLSPEIGDLLKKLLQKNPRKRLGSGITDAEEIKKHPFFKNINWGDVSSKKISPPFKPVLFNITDLRYFDDEFLCMSLRHSDKFDSHSFDFHPQNALFRDFSYNYNDN, from the exons ATGAACCGccttaaaatttttaaatatttttcagaCAAATATAAACAGAAAAATATTCCGGCTTCAGACGGATCCGATGAAATacttatacaaaaaaaaaatcttaAAAGctattttaatttcataatttcaaaagccagaaaaaaaaataaaaaagataatatcGAAGTTTCTAAAGgctataataaaataaactcTCCCGAAAGTACAAAAGATACCCCATTTCAATCTGAAAAGGGATTGAAGAAAAGTAGCAGCATATGGAATAAATTTACAGTCAATAAAGATAGTAATAAAGATAGTACCAATATAAATGCAGATAAAACAGTAAATAAGATAAACAAACTACCTAGTGGAATTTTTAAAGAACCTCAAAAAGGTAGAAAATCTTTCtcattaattaaaaaaaatagtcaTGGTGATCGAACCaaattacataaaattggaaatgaggatcataaaaaaaaaggtatCATTAAAGCACATCTTTTAAAacgaaaaaagaaaagaaacaTGGAAATCATTATGCCAACTCCAAAACATACCAGTCATATACACAATAAAActagtgaaaaaaatgtgataCCTTCATCAAATAAAGAGATAAATAgttctaaaaataaattaaataaaaatttgcaAAAAAATGCTAGCACAAAACATACATGTAAAAtgcaaattaaaaaagacaaaCCAATAAATGTTGATAAAGATACATTTAGTAGAAATAAgctaatatataataaatccATTTCAAACAAAGATAAAAACATccatatcaaaaaaaataaaaaaattgttgaaaaaaaacgggttttaaataatatacagtCTAAAACATCCGCACctaaacaaaaaagaatatcACAAATAGATCCACAAGATGACATGCTTATGCAATGCAG AAATGATTTCATTCAGAACCTCAAAAATGATATGTGCAACAAAGacaatttgaaaaattataacttaaatatgaatagtaataatattcatGTTCAACCTTTAAATTGTGATAATCTATATATCCATGATATGCatgaaaaatcaaaaaaaaaacgatcAAGTAAATTTATTCcattatcaaataaaaaaaaaagacggTTAAAACCAgattgttttaattttttaaaagttaTTGGAAAAGGTTCCTATGGAAAAGTATTATTAGTTAAACATCTACGAACCAATAAATTGTATgctatgaaaatattaagaaaagaaaatataatatcacAAAATCAATTAGAGCATACAAAAGttgaaaaaagtatattaaaatcTGTTTCTCACCCATTTATAgttaaaatgtattatacTTTTCAAAcctcaaaaaaattatattttatattagaATATTGTCCGGGTggagaattattttttcatttatcaaaattaaacaaatttacAGAAGAAATAGCTAGATTTTATGTCTCGGAAATTATTATAGCTTTAcaatatttacataaattaagtattatatatagagaTTTAAAACCTGAAAATGTTCTATTGGATAAATATGGTCATATTAGATTAACTGATTTTGGATTATCAAAGGAATGTATTAGTGATAACAATTCAGCAAAATCATTATGTGGAACTCCGGAATATTTATCTCCTGAAATTATACAACAAACGGGACATGGTAAATCCGCAGATTGGTGGAGCTTAGGTGTAATGTTATATGAAATGGTGAATGGGAAATTACCATTTAATGGAAAATCTAGAGATGtcttatttgaaaatattaaatataaaaaaataaaaatttctaATAAATTATCACCAGAAATTGgtgatttattaaaaaaattattacaaaaaaatccaCGAAAAAGGTTAGGATCAGGTATAACGGATGcagaagaaataaaaaaacaccctttctttaaaaacattaatTGGGGTGATGTTAgttctaaaaaaatatcaccTCCATTTAAACctgttttatttaacatAACCGATTTAAGATATTTTGATGAcgaatttttatgtatgtCTCTTAGACACTCAGACAAGTTTGACTCACACTCTTTTGATTTTCATCCCCAAAATGCGCTATTTAGGGATTTTAGTTACAACTATAATGACAATTAA
- a CDS encoding GPI mannosyltransferase 2, putative yields MHEQTINSVKGKKTNLKNERNVIKDILLITVVGIIVRIFCIVYTIICSRLINNYKFNLDLLCYGNEGSLWEYIKYFSYWDGEYFLKLSLNETEYKYEHNHAFFPALPILLRIIKKLLKQIFTNITNSCSTYVFLAIVTNLFFFTIATIGIYLFPLIYFQNVERKEGEQDGNIKKVEEKPDDNSLHGTLNKDNCYYLYHIDSWEECKRFSFFLSLLYIFSVGNIHTISFYNESIFSCFSIWGFNFLKLSINNYKFNFIFEILAVMFFFIASCFRSNGILFLIPLFFYNLYLCKFVRHCVKPWIVNVEDCHNNKELVCDENKIFSYFFSQRRIISFLIFWLKALCEALIIIFPLLIFQFYSYHLYCIKHDDLWINKNKKFYFFLINFFKNPISYFNIGSYNNIQKINRPWCEKVIPFSYSYIQKNYWNVKFLKFLFDPDFKIFYSAPIYFISYHSIIQFFKNNKFYLLKISVLYNPFFMTIAHLFFLTTYIFLFAHNEIILRLILGCPVFYLHYAYLLKYSNKWNFLLFINLLYFFVGPPLFGTFIAWT; encoded by the exons ATGCATGAACAGACAATAAACAGCGtgaaaggaaaaaaaacaaatttgaaaaatgaaaggaatgtaataaaagatatattattaattacaGTCGTAGGAATAATAGTaagaatattttgtatagtatatacaataatatgTAGTAgacttataaataattataagttTAATTTGGATTTATTATGTTATGGAAATGAAGGAAGTTTATgggaatatattaaatatttttcatattggGATggagaatattttttaaaattatcacTTAATGAAAcagaatataaatatgagcATAATCATGCTTTCTTTCCAGCATTACCCATACTATTaagaattataaaaaaactattaaaacaaatatttacaaatattacAAACTCTTGCTCAacttatgtttttttagcTATCGttacaaatttattttttttcactattGCTACTATtggtatttatttattcccattaatttattttcaaaatgtaGAAAGAAAGGAAGGAGAGCAAGATggcaatataaaaaaggttGAGGAAAAACCTGATGACAATTCATTACATGGCACACTAAATAAAGACAATTGCTATTACTTATACCATATAGATAGCTGGGAAGAGTGTAAACgatttagtttttttttgtctttattatacatatttagtGTTGGGAATATACACACAATCTCTTTTTATAATGAAAGTATTTTTAGTTGTTTTTCAATATGGGggtttaattttttaaaattatcaataaataattataagttcaattttatttttgaaatattagcagtaatgtttttttttatagcttCTTGTTTTAGATCAAATGgcatactatttttaataccactttttttttataatttatatttatgtaaatttGTTAGACATTGTGTTAAGCCATGGATAGTGAATGTAGAAGACtgtcataataataaagaactTGTGtgtgatgaaaataaaatattttcttattttttcagCCAAAGAAGAATTATatcctttttaatattttggtTAAAAGCATTATGTGAAgcattaattataatattcccacttttaatttttcagttttattcatatcatttatattgtatAAAACATGATGATTTAtggataaataaaaataaaaaattttatttttttttgataaatttttttaaaaatccaatctcatattttaatataggaagttataataatatacaaaaaataaatagacCATGGTGTGAAAAAGTTATACCTTTTTCTTATAGTTATATACAGAAAAATTATTGGaatgtaaaatttttaaaatttttatttgacccagattttaaaatattttattcagcacctatatattttatatcatatcATAGTAtaattcaattttttaaaaataataaattttaccTTCTCAAAATATCGGTTTTATATAacccattttttatgaccATAGcacatttgttttttttgacAACTTACATATTCTTATTTGCCCACAACGAG ATTATATTGCGATTAATTTTAGGCTGTCCCGTTTTTTACTTgcattatgcatatttattaaaatattctaaTAAATggaattttcttttattcattaatttattatatttttttgtgggGCCACCATTATTTGGAACATTTATAGCTTGGACATAg
- a CDS encoding FK506-binding protein (FKBP)-type peptidyl-prolyl isomerase, putative, giving the protein MENQENLEQIHLTDDGGVIKTILRKGDEGEENIPKKGNEVTVHYVGKLESDGSIFDSSRQRDVPFKFHLGNGEVIKGWDICVASMKKNEKCSVRLDSKYGYGKEGCGETIPGNSVLIFEIELLSFKEAKKNIYDYTDEEKIQAAFELKDEGNEFFKKNEINEAIAKYKEALDYFMHTDEWEDELLEKKQNIQIICNLNLSTCYNKNKDYPNAIEHASKVLKLDKNNVKGLYKLGVANMNFGFLEEAKLNLYKAASLNPKNLDIRNSYELCIAKLKEARKKDQITFGGMFDKANLYEEKKTNPI; this is encoded by the coding sequence atggaaaaccAAGAAAATCTTGAACAAATTCATTTAACAGACGATGGAGGAGtaattaaaacaatattaCGAAAAGGAGATGAAggagaagaaaatatacccaaaaaaggaaatgaaGTTACAGTACATTATGTAGGAAAATTAGAAAGTGATGGTTCAATTTTTGATTCATCACGTCAAAGAGATGTCCCATTTAAATTTCATTTAGGAAATGGTGAAGTTATTAAAGGATGGGATATATGTGTAGCTtcgatgaaaaaaaatgaaaaatgttcGGTTCGTTTAGATAGTAAATATGGATATGGAAAAGAAGGATGTGGAGAAACTATTCCAGGGAATAgtgttttaatttttgaaattgAATTATTAAGTTTTAAAGAagccaaaaaaaatatttatgattatacagatgaagaaaaaatacaagcagcatttgaattaaaagatgaaggaaatgaattttttaaaaaaaatgaaataaatgaagctattgcaaaatataaagaagcTCTTGACTATTTCATGCACACAGATGAATGGGAAGATGaattattagaaaaaaaacaaaatattcaaattatatgtaatttaaatttatctaCTTgttataacaaaaataaagattaCCCAAACGCTATTGAACATGCATCGAAAGTTCTTAAATTggacaaaaataatgttaaaGGTTTATACAAATTAGGAGTTGCAAATATGAATTTTGGATTTTTAGAAGAAGccaaattaaatttatataaagcTGCATCATTAAATCCTAAAAACTTAGATATTAGAAATAGTTATGAGCTATGTATAGccaaattaaaagaagCAAGAAAGAAAGACCAAATTACTTTCGGCGGAATGTTTGATAAAGCCAACTtatatgaagaaaaaaaaactaaccCCATTTga